In Flavobacteriales bacterium, the following proteins share a genomic window:
- a CDS encoding NAD-dependent epimerase/dehydratase family protein, which produces MGNKSSILIFGSSGFIGSNAMHLLSPYYSCFGVDIQESEQTINSDFFYNEIKKVNPDFILFAAGSANVLRSKTEPEYDRKKNVTELEELLKAIVQSGQKIKLIHISSAAVYGNPERLPIEESSPTHPISNYGKHKLESEELVRHYHSAFQIPSIILRPFSVYGPPQKKLLFYDIYLKSKTQKSITLYGTGHESRDFIFIHDFITALHLIMQKGDFSSSIYNIASGTETSIREVASHFESLFPSHPVIQFGGESRGIDPENWRADISKLRAIGFVPSYNLKDGMQLYYDWLQKTEES; this is translated from the coding sequence ATGGGAAACAAATCTTCCATACTCATCTTCGGCAGTTCCGGATTTATTGGCAGCAATGCCATGCATTTGTTATCTCCCTATTATTCCTGTTTCGGAGTCGATATCCAGGAGAGTGAACAAACGATAAACAGCGATTTCTTTTATAACGAAATAAAAAAGGTTAATCCCGATTTCATCTTGTTCGCAGCAGGATCGGCGAATGTGTTGCGATCAAAAACAGAGCCGGAATACGACCGGAAAAAAAATGTTACTGAACTGGAGGAATTATTAAAAGCAATTGTTCAGTCAGGCCAAAAAATTAAGCTTATACATATTTCCAGCGCGGCGGTCTACGGAAATCCCGAACGTTTACCTATAGAGGAATCATCTCCAACCCATCCGATTTCGAATTATGGAAAACACAAATTAGAAAGTGAAGAATTAGTCCGCCACTACCATTCCGCCTTTCAAATTCCAAGCATTATCCTTCGTCCCTTTTCCGTTTATGGTCCGCCCCAAAAAAAATTATTGTTCTACGATATTTATTTAAAATCTAAGACACAAAAATCAATTACACTATACGGCACAGGTCACGAGAGCAGGGATTTTATTTTCATTCATGATTTCATCACTGCACTGCATCTCATCATGCAAAAAGGAGATTTTTCGTCCTCTATTTACAATATTGCCAGTGGAACAGAAACATCAATTCGGGAAGTCGCATCGCACTTTGAGTCATTATTCCCCTCCCATCCCGTTATACAGTTTGGTGGTGAAAGCCGCGGGATAGATCCTGAAAACTGGCGGGCGGACATTTCGAAATTAAGAGCGATCGGATTTGTTCCTTCCTATAATTTAAAAGACGGAATGCAGCTTTATTATGATTGGTTACAAAAAACGGAGGAATCATGA